Genomic window (Gammaproteobacteria bacterium):
TTGAATTGCCATGTTTTTCCTCTTCTCTGCTGATAGGGGACTGCTGTTGCCGCGTGAGCGGATCGACCGCTTCATCGCACGCCTGTAGATACTCGTCGCGCGCCGTGTCGGCAACCGCAATGATGCTAGCACGTGTGACTCATGCTGCTTGACTTAGTTTATTTCATGATCTATTAGTACATCATGATTAAGCTCAACATACACGAGGCGAAGACCCACCTCTCGAAATACCTCGCACGATTGGAAAAAGGTGAGACCATTCTCCTTTGCAAGCGCAACACGCCTATTGCGGAGATCCGCCCGTTGACCCAGCAGCGGAAGAAGCCACGTCCGCTCGGACTTGCGGCAGAGAATTTTTCCGTTCCCGACAGTTTCTTCGACCCGCTTCCTGACGACCTGCTCGATCTATTCGAGGGCAAGGGCGAGTGAGATTGCTGCTCGACACCTGTACTTTTCTCTGGTTGATTGAAGGCGGGGCGCGGCTCTCGCGCGAAGCACGCTCGTTGTTCGCGGCAGCGGAACACGAGGTATATCTGAGTGCAGTGTCGGCGTGTGAGATCGCGCAGAAGAATGAATTGGGGAAGCTTCCCTTGCCAAATTCCGCCGACCTTTTCATCGTTACGCAGCGCAAACTGCGCGGTGTAGAAGCGCTACCGCTTGATGAGGACGCGGCGCTTCAGGTCGCAAAGCTGCCAAGACTGCATCGGGACCCATTCGATCGCATGCTAATCTGTCAGGCGATCGTGCACGGGTTAACGATCCTGACGCCCGATCCGCAGATCTCAAAATATCCGGTGCGCACGGCCTGGTAAGAAGATTAGGACAAATCTCAATATTTCTCGCCGATCTCAGCGAGGTCCTCCTCCGGAATGCAACGCGCGCGCTAAAGTCATCCGGCGCGTCGCGACGCGTAGCTCGCATCCATTCCTGGAATGTCTCGTGTGCCACCGTCAATATCCTCTGACCGTCGCGCTCGTCAGGTTTGAGGTTGCGCGCGGGGTGGTTCGCCGCTAACTGTTACCGCCCTCTTAAACGAACTCGGCCGGTAGCGGCGGATGGCAACTTCCGACGATCGAATTCCCGAGCAGAAGGATCTGCCGCTTCCGTTTCCGGAATTCTCCGGCGATCTGCCGCTGTTGCCCGCGCGCATGGTCAACGAATATCAGTATTGCCCACGGCTTGCATATCTCGAATGGGTGCAGGGCGAGTGGGCGGCGTCCGCCGACACGGTCGAGGGCACGCACGCGCATCGACGGGTGGACAAGCCTGCCAGCAAGTTGCCGCTGCCGGGCGAGACTGAGAACGACAAAAAAATCCACGCGCGTTCCATAACCTTGTCATCCAATCGACTGGGCCTGATCGCGAAGCTCGACTTGATCGAAGGCGAGGGCAATGTCGTTACGCCTGTCGATTACAAGCGCGGCATGCGCCCGAGGCGCATACGATCCCGAGCGCGTGCAACCGTACCCTTAACTACCAAGTAACCAAGCTGACCTGGCTCGCCGTCGGATGAAACCAAGCGCGCTGCTGGGGCGTGATCCGCGCCGTGGTATCGGATTGTCGGCTGTGAGCCAGCACGTAGCCGGCTGGATCAAGCCAGCTCACCCGATCCTCGTTGATGAGCGAGACGACGGGATACGCCGGCGAGCGCGGCGGAAGTTCCCCCACGGCGACGGCCGCGATTTCCGATTGGATTTCAGCCTCGGGGATGCGCCGAGGCCGAACCTCGTCCGCCCATTCGCGAAGCCGCTGCGGATGGTAGATGTCCGCTTCGATCAACGTCCCGTCGCGAGCTTCCAACCACGCGAGGTATTCCGGCAGCCGGGTCTGCCCCTCAAGCCGAGTTGCGGCGCGATTCGTTGCCATCAGATAAGCGACCAAAGGTTCGAGCGTGCCCCACGCGAGCAGCTCTCGAATCCAGATCGCCGACCACGGCAGGCCCGTCGCGGCCCCGCGCAGTTCGCGGGCGACGGTGAGGCGGAGTTCATTGAGCTGCGGCATCGGGAGTGTTCAGCGTGTTGGCGTAAAGGCCGGCGTAAAGCTCCTCGATCAACGCACCCGCGCCGGGCAGATGCACTTCCACGACCTGCAGAGGCCGGCCTCCCGCGTAGTTGGTGTTCTTCTCCGCGATGCTGATCCGCGGCGCGTTGTAGTTCTTGATTGCTGGATTTTCGAAGATCAGCACCAGCAAGTCGTGCCGCGGAACGGGGGACTGGCGCGCACGTTTGATGATCCTTTCGAGGTCGAGAATCGTCGCCTCGAAACCTTCCGGGTCGATCTCAGCGAGCAGCCGTTTCAATTGCCCAAGGCTCACGGGCACCGCGGCCTGTGCGCCGAGATCGGTCAGAGCCTCCCGCGCCTTTGTCGTGTTGAAGTGTCATAACACTTCGCCTCCGCACCCAGGATCGCCTTTACCGTGCCATCCCCGTTCAACGATAGCGCGAGGTTGTCCGACCCCGTGCGGCCCACGATCGTGCCGGCGGCCGGCTCGCCCGTAATCAATCGCATGAGATACTCCTCAGCCTGGTTGTGCAGGCGAAAGAGGAAGATCGGAACCGTCCATTCGTCGTCAGCGTGAACCTGCCCGGCCTCGGCGAGAATCCCGCAGAAGACCTCGCCGAATAGCCTTTGCGGGTCATCAGCGGCAAACTGCCGGGATACTCGACGGGCGGACGTCCACCGCGCGGATCGAGCGTGATGCCGAGGTCTTCGGGAAAAATGCGGCGCGCGTCGGCGTGAGCCCATTCGAGATATTGCGCGATGGTCGGGCGAAGGTTCTGCCAGCGAGTAGCGTCGCGAGCGCGCAGGCGGAAATTTACATAGTTGCCGGCAGCATCGTCCGTCCGGACGGTCTCGAACCAATTATCAAAATCGGTCGATCCGAACGTCGGTTTTACAGATCCGCTACTTGTCATTTCGGATTACACATTCGTCGCTGTGATTGCAACACTAAGCGGACTGTGCCTTTTTGTTAGGCTGCCCACTCGTCGGAACAGGAAGATTCGTTTTGCACTGCGCCGAGCCGCGATCGGCTTCGGTCCGGGCAGACGACAGGAGGCGCTCAGGGAGCCGCCAGGCAACTCGTCGTAACCGTCATTGCGAGCGGCCTTTAGACGCAAAATGACGACTTGTTCAAAAGGGGTATGGGTTGGCTAAGCGACGATCCTCGCCACGCCGCCACGGCGCGGATCGCCCGCGCCGCGGAATTCACGCCCCGCGCGCATTACGGTATGCGCGCCGCCAAAAAACAGATTCAATTCGGGCCAGGTCTCGTGCTCGGGGAAAGCGGCCAGCAGCGGCTTTACTTTTTCAATAGTGAGGCCGCCTTCCAAGCTCAGCTTATCGCCCTCCATATGAATTCGTGAACTGCGCACCGCGGGCTCCACGTCCATATCGAAATCGACGAGATTGATGAGCACCTGCAGGATGGCAGTGCGAATGCGATTTGAACCGCCCGAGCCGGTCGCGATTACGTCGCCGCGCGGCCGCAGCACCAGGCTCGGCGCCATCATCGAACTCATGCGAAGCCCGGCGCGCCAGTTCTTCAAGCCGTGCGGACTCAAGTCGTCTTCGCCAAGCATGTTGTTCAGCATGATGCCGGTGCCCGGCACGATCTCGCCGCAGCCTTCGCCGTTCGAAAGGCTCATGCTCGCCACGTTGCCCTTGCCGTCGATAATGCTGATGTGGGTGGTGCCGCGCATGGCGCGCGGGCGCCCGAGAACCTGCTGACGATATCTCGCCAGATAGTTGGCATCCAGCAGCTTGCGCGGGTCGAGATATCCGTCAGGTTGCAACGCTTCCACTCTCGCGCTGGATGTCGCCCGCATGACTTTGGCGAGCAGGGCCAGGTGTTCGATCGAGCCGAATGGATGAGCGCCTAAGCGCGCCCCATCCAGCAGCTTGAGCGCGAACGCAATGAGAATGCCGCCTGACGACGGCAGCGGATTGGTCATTATTGTCACGTCGCGATAATCGGTGACAAGCGGCTCGCGGAGAATCACCGCGTAGCGCTCGAAGTCGGCGCGCGTGAGCAGGCCACCGCCTTGCTCGCAGTCGCGCGCGATTAAATGCGCGATTTCGCCGCGGTAAAACAAATCGTCGCCCTCGATCGCCAGCGCTTCGAGCGTCTCCGCCAGCTCGGGTTGCCGAATGATGTCGCCTTCCAGCAGTCGGGCATGCGGACCGCTGCCGCCGTAGATTGCGCGCGCGACGGGAGATTCGGTATAGATGGGATGCACCACGCCGGCGTTGTAGGCCAGCAACGCGTTCATGCGCACTCCCTCGCGCGCATAACGGATCGCCGGCGCGCACAGCTCGCGCATGGGCATGGTGCACAAACGCCGGTGGGCTTCGAATACGCCTCTTACCACCCCCGGCGTCGCGCTGGTGCCGCGCCCGATGTGAAACGTTTGCCGCGCGGGGCCAAAATCGATCGCGACCTCACGCGCATCGAGTGCATCCGGCGCGCGCTTTTCGTATGGCGTATGCACGAAAAAATCGAATACCAGCGGCTGCTCATCTGCCGGTTTGGCCAGAAGAAAACCGCCGCCGCCCAAGGATGTCAATACCGGCTCGGCTGCGCAGGCGGCGAAATGAGCGGCGACGATCGCGTCGAACGCGTTGCCGCCCTCGCGCAGTACCACCTCCGCAGCCTGCACCGTGAGTTCGTGACCGGCCGCGATTACGCCGCGCATGTCAGCGCTATCGGGCCGGCAAGTGCGGGTGGGTCAATCGCGCGTGCTGTGGTCATGGATATCATTGATTGTGCCGGATTAGTCTTGCGGGTTGTGGGGCCGGGTTATTGCACACAGGATGCGTGCTTGTGTCGGACGCCGCATTTAAGTACGGTTACCGGCTTTGCGCAACCTCCGCGGTACACTCATGTCGTCGATCGAAAAGCCCGTCTGGAACGGAACGCCGTCGCAGGTCATCAACCTTCCGGCGTTCATCCTGCTGGGGCTGTTCTTCTGGCTGGTGATCCCCGTGTTCATGATGCTGTGGAAATGGCTGGTGGTGAAGAACACCAAGTACGAACTCACGACGGAACGCCTCAAGACGCGATATGGCGTACTGAACAAGCAGATGGACGAGATCGAGCTGTACCGGGTGCGGGATTACCGCTTCGAGCAGCCGTTCTTCTTAAGGATTTTCTCGCTCGGCAATGTGGTCATGCAGACTTCCGATAAATCACACCCGCTGGTGACGATTCGCGCGATCCCGAACGGCGAGGAGTTGCGCGAGCGGATTCGCACGCACGTCGAGGAATGCCGGGCGCGAAAGGGCGTGCGCGAAATAGATTTCGAATGAGCAGGGACCAATGACCGCGTTCGAAATTATCCTTGTGACGGTCGGCGCCGCGTTGCTGCTGCTGGGCGGCGTGTCGGCCTTCGCACTGTTTGGCCGCGCGCTGAAAATCTCCGACCGTTTTGGCGACGAGACTAACGTCGGTACCTTGTGGGGTTTGTTTCTGCTGGGCGTGTCGGCGGGGCTGTGGCTGATGTGGTGGGGGCTGCCGTAAATCCGGCAGCACCGTCTCGGGCCTGTCCGTAGCCAACAGCGCTACATAATCTCGAATACCAGCGACTCGGTCGAAGTCTGCCCGAACATGTCGGTGGAGCGAACCGTCACCGTGTGCACACCTGGCATCAGCGTTCCGGGCAGTTCCATCTCCCAGATATGCGAGGACGGCGCCACCCCGGTGATCGATCGCGGTCAGCTGGCGGGCATGACCAAAGTCGTCGCGTCGGTGAGATCAGCGGCGGGTCCAGCACGATGCGCATCTGCTTTTCCGCGCCCTGACTGGCCGACTTGAGGCGCGTCCGGTATTCGTTGCCGTCGAACGAAATGATGTAATAGCCGTTCGGATTGCCGTCCTGCATGGAGGCTTCGCGCACGCCGCGTTCGTCGCGCGCACCGGCCCAGGGGCTTGCGCGTTTACACTGATCGCGCCGAAAATGCAGAGTATCGCGAGTTTCTTCATGGGACATCGGGTTGGCGACTGCTGGTTCGAGAGCAGCGTTCGAAATTCGCCAGTCAACGTAGCGGTTACTCCTTTCAAAAAGATTAAGCCGTAACGACGCCGACGTGCTCACCCCCGCGACGATTGAACGCAGCCGCGATCTATGCTGTCTGCAAATACCGGCGATGACGCGCCGCCGACGCCAATGTAACTGATCGATGAACCTGATACGCCTGTGCAACCTCGCTGACCTGACCGCTACCGGCGCGAAGTCGTGTCGATTGACACACGACGGCGCCGCGCGCGAGTTATTCGTGGTGCGCAAAGGCGCTGAAGTCTTCGCGTACGAAAATCACTGCCCGCACACAGGCGGTCCGCTGGACTGGATGCCGGATGAGTTCCTAGACGAAGACGGCGAACTGATCGTGTGCGCCACGCACGCGGCCTTGTTCCGCATCCACGATGGCCGCTGTATTGCCGGTCCGTGCGCGGGCGGGCGCCTGACACCGGTCCCTGTTGCGGTCGCAGAGGACGCGGTGTTTCTAAACGAAGGAGGTAGTCTTTAATGGACATGCGGACGCGCACCGGCCGCCACGCTATTCAGGTCTCGAACTTGAGCAAGCGCTTCGATGATACAACGGTGGTGGACGACATCAGCTTCGAGGTGGCGCACGGTCGCACGTACGCGCTGCTGGGCGCCAATGGCGCCGGCAAGACCACGACTTTAGCCATGTTGCTGGGCCTGCTGATTCCCACGGCAGGCGAGATTTACGTGCTGGGCGTGGACATGCTGCGCGACCGGTATCGCGCGCTGCCGCGTATCAATTACGCGTCGCCGTACGTGGATCTGCCCCAGCGGCTGACCGTACGGCAGAATCTCAAAATTTACGGGCGGCTTTACGGCGTACCGCAACTCGGGCTTCGTATCGAAGAACTGGCGGCGGAGCTGGATCTGGAATCATTTATCGACCGCGCCTACCGCAATATGTCTTCCGGCCAGAAGACGCGCGTGGCGCTGGCGAAAGCCCTGCTGAATCGTCCCGAGGTGCTGCTGATGGACGAACCCACCGCCTCGCTGGACCCCGACACCGCCGATCGCATCCGCGCGTATCTTGAGTCTTATCAGCGCACCACTGGCGCGACCGTGCTGCTCGCCTCGCACAATATGCTGGAGGTTGAGCGGCTTTGCGATCAGGTGTTGATGATGCGCGCCGGGCGCATCGTCAATCGCGGTACGCCACAGGAGCTGGTTGTCCATTACGGTCGCCACTCGATGGAAGAGGTGTTTCTGGACGTGGCCCGGCACGAGGTCCTGACATGAGCGGCACCGTCACCCGCGTCAGCACCATGGTGCTGCGCTACGTGTATCTGTTGCGCGGCTCCTGGCCGCGCATTCTGGAACTGGCCTACTGGCCGACCGTGCAGATGATTCTGTGGGGTTTCATCACGCAGTTTTTTATGAGCCACAGCGACTGGGTGGCGCAGGCCAGCGGCGTGCTGCTGTCCGCGGTGCTGCTGTGGGACATGCTGTTTCGCGCGCAGCTTGGCGTGACGTTACCGTTCTTCGAAGAGCTTTATTCGCGCAACCTGGGGCATTTGTTCGTGAGTCCATTGCGGCCGACCGAGCTGATCCTGTCACTGGTCGGAATCAGTCTGATCCGCACTGTGATCGGCGTCGGTACGGCGGTGCTGCTCGCCATCCCGCTGTATCATTTTTCCCTGTTCAGCCTGGGTTTGCCGCTGATCGCTTTCTTCGCCAACCTGCTGGTGCTGGGATGGGCGATCGGCATCATGATCGCGTCGCTGGTACTGCGCTTCGGTCTGGGCGCCGAGAGCCTGGCGTGGGTCGCGATCTTCGCGCTCGCGCCCGTGAGCGGGATCTATTACCCCATAGCCACCTTGCCGGACTGGCTGCTGCCGGTCTCTTACGCCCTGCCGTCGAGTTACGTTTTCGAGGGCATGCGCGCGGTGTTGATGGAGGAGCGTTTCCCGGTCGATCTGCTGATTTACGCAATCGCGTTAAACACGGTTTATCTTGTCGCGGCCATCTGGCTGTTCCAGACGCTGTTTCAACACGCGCGCCGCGACGGGCAGCTTTTGCACATCGGGGAATAGCGCGCGGCGCGATAT
Coding sequences:
- a CDS encoding ABC transporter ATP-binding protein: MRTRTGRHAIQVSNLSKRFDDTTVVDDISFEVAHGRTYALLGANGAGKTTTLAMLLGLLIPTAGEIYVLGVDMLRDRYRALPRINYASPYVDLPQRLTVRQNLKIYGRLYGVPQLGLRIEELAAELDLESFIDRAYRNMSSGQKTRVALAKALLNRPEVLLMDEPTASLDPDTADRIRAYLESYQRTTGATVLLASHNMLEVERLCDQVLMMRAGRIVNRGTPQELVVHYGRHSMEEVFLDVARHEVLT
- a CDS encoding PH domain-containing protein — its product is MSSIEKPVWNGTPSQVINLPAFILLGLFFWLVIPVFMMLWKWLVVKNTKYELTTERLKTRYGVLNKQMDEIELYRVRDYRFEQPFFLRIFSLGNVVMQTSDKSHPLVTIRAIPNGEELRERIRTHVEECRARKGVREIDFE
- a CDS encoding gamma-glutamyltransferase; the protein is MRGVIAAGHELTVQAAEVVLREGGNAFDAIVAAHFAACAAEPVLTSLGGGGFLLAKPADEQPLVFDFFVHTPYEKRAPDALDAREVAIDFGPARQTFHIGRGTSATPGVVRGVFEAHRRLCTMPMRELCAPAIRYAREGVRMNALLAYNAGVVHPIYTESPVARAIYGGSGPHARLLEGDIIRQPELAETLEALAIEGDDLFYRGEIAHLIARDCEQGGGLLTRADFERYAVILREPLVTDYRDVTIMTNPLPSSGGILIAFALKLLDGARLGAHPFGSIEHLALLAKVMRATSSARVEALQPDGYLDPRKLLDANYLARYRQQVLGRPRAMRGTTHISIIDGKGNVASMSLSNGEGCGEIVPGTGIMLNNMLGEDDLSPHGLKNWRAGLRMSSMMAPSLVLRPRGDVIATGSGGSNRIRTAILQVLINLVDFDMDVEPAVRSSRIHMEGDKLSLEGGLTIEKVKPLLAAFPEHETWPELNLFFGGAHTVMRAGREFRGAGDPRRGGVARIVA
- a CDS encoding calcineurin-like phosphoesterase C-terminal domain-containing protein, translating into MSHEETRDTLHFRRDQCKRASPWAGARDERGVREASMQDGNPNGYYIISFDGNEYRTRLKSASQGAEKQMRIVLDPPLISPTRRLWSCPPADRDRSPGWRRPRISGRWNCPER
- a CDS encoding Rieske (2Fe-2S) protein, translating into MNLIRLCNLADLTATGAKSCRLTHDGAARELFVVRKGAEVFAYENHCPHTGGPLDWMPDEFLDEDGELIVCATHAALFRIHDGRCIAGPCAGGRLTPVPVAVAEDAVFLNEGGSL
- a CDS encoding ABC transporter permease, which codes for MSGTVTRVSTMVLRYVYLLRGSWPRILELAYWPTVQMILWGFITQFFMSHSDWVAQASGVLLSAVLLWDMLFRAQLGVTLPFFEELYSRNLGHLFVSPLRPTELILSLVGISLIRTVIGVGTAVLLAIPLYHFSLFSLGLPLIAFFANLLVLGWAIGIMIASLVLRFGLGAESLAWVAIFALAPVSGIYYPIATLPDWLLPVSYALPSSYVFEGMRAVLMEERFPVDLLIYAIALNTVYLVAAIWLFQTLFQHARRDGQLLHIGE
- a CDS encoding type II toxin-antitoxin system Phd/YefM family antitoxin, with the translated sequence MIKLNIHEAKTHLSKYLARLEKGETILLCKRNTPIAEIRPLTQQRKKPRPLGLAAENFSVPDSFFDPLPDDLLDLFEGKGE
- a CDS encoding type II toxin-antitoxin system VapC family toxin; its protein translation is MRLLLDTCTFLWLIEGGARLSREARSLFAAAEHEVYLSAVSACEIAQKNELGKLPLPNSADLFIVTQRKLRGVEALPLDEDAALQVAKLPRLHRDPFDRMLICQAIVHGLTILTPDPQISKYPVRTAW